ATAATCTTTCTGGTCCAATTCATGGCCTATTCGAACAAATGACCTCTCTAGTTGATCTTGATCTAGAGGACAACCGCTTTGATGCATCAACGTTGAAGTCACTTTGCAATGTGAGCAGTCTTAATTTTTTGGATCTGAGTTCTAATGACATGCAAGGATCAATACCAAATGAAATAGGCCAACTTTCGAAGCTGCAATCATTGTTAATTTCTTCCAACTCATTAACTGGTGTATTATCTGAAGACCATTTTGCAAAACTCGGAGAGCTAAAGTCATTGGACCTATCTGGAAACTTATTCGCTCTGAATGTGAGCTCCTGGTGGGTTCCTCCTTTTCAACTCCAAGATATTATGATGTCATCCATCAAAGTAGGCCCCCTATTTCCTGCTTGGCTGCGAACGCAAAAGGAGGTTCAATGGTTAGAGATGAAGAATGCGAGTATTTCGGATAGCATACCCAGCTGGTTTGGAGTGCTTTGTTATGATATTGTATTAGTAGATTTCTCGGACAACAACCTGACTTGGAATCCGTTGGAGTTCAAACAAATGAAGAAGAGTCCTCCTGATGGTAATTCTCCAAGCATAGTTCTAAAGTCCAACAAATTGGATGGATCTCTCAAATCGTTTCCGTCTTATATTTACGAATTAgatctttcacaaaattttcttaCTGGACATATTCCTTTGCCTGATGTTGGCCAAACTGGTGCTTCTACTGGTATTCTCATGCTCAATGATAATCATTTCACAAGTAGTATCCCAGAAGACTTGTGCAAGTTGGAAAACTTACATTATCTGGATCTATCCAACAATTTCCTGTCCGGAAGAGTTCCTCTGTGTTTGGGAAATTTGCCAAACCTGTGGGTTCTAAACTTGGCAAATAACAGTCTATGCGGTCAAATTCCGAGTTCACTGGGCAACTTGGGGCAACTTTGGATTCTGCATTTGAATCGAAATAAATTCGTTGGGAATCTCCCATCCTCAATGCAGCGTCTAGGCAATTTACAAATTCTTGATCTCGGTGACAATGGACTCACGGATATTATACCAACATGGATTGGGGAAAGGCTATCAAATTTAAAGTTTCTAAGATTTCAGTCGAATAACTTCCATGGAGTCATTTCTGATGAGCTCTGCCTACTCTCAAGTCTTCAGGTGCTGAACCTAGCGCATAATAATTTAACAGGATCTATTCCTCATTGTTTTATCAACTTCTCAATGATGGTATCAAGTGAACCAGGGACTGATCTCGACGCATTCGGCGATTCCACCTGGCTTCAAAACATCAAGGGAGCAGGAGAACTTGAGTACTCCTCTGGGCAACTTTTGCTCGTTAAATCCATAAGCCTCTCAACAAATAATTTAGTGGGTGAGATCCCTGATGGGATAATGGATCTGGTTGATTTGCAAACTTTGAATCTTTCACATAATCATTTGACTGGAAGGATCCCCGAGAAGATTGGCAACTTGAAGCATCTTGAGTCACTTGACCTATCGATGAATGAACTCTTCGGTGCAATCCCTGAAAACTTATCTGCTTTAAACTGGTTGGAAGTCCTGAATTTGTCACACAATAAGCTATCAGGGCCAATACCATCAGGAAGTCAACTTCAGACCTTAACCGATCCATCCATTTATGAAGGAAATAGTGGACTTTGTGGCAAGCCACTCCCAAACACCTGTCTGGAAAACAAATTGCCTACTGAAAATGGGCCTATTCATGATGATGAAGGCAACGGAGAGTCTGATTGGTCTTGGTTTTATGCTGGTATAGGACCCGGTTTTGCTGCCGGGCTCTTGGGAGTTTTGGGAATCCTTATTTTCAAGGTGTCATGGCGCTATGCATACTTCAGGTTTCTGGAAAATGCCTATGACAAAATCTGCGTAATGATTGCATTGAAGACTGCTCACCTGAGGAGGAACTTCCTTTGAGTAAGTACATTGAAAAACACGTTTTATCTAGTTTTCACCATCACGCACTAAAGCGCCACAATTCACGTAGCTTAGTATCCTTGagaatttaacaatttttagatATTCCTTTATCGTTTTTGTTTGTTTAGTGATTATTTTTGAACCATGGATTACAGTATAGTCATGTAATGCTTGATAAACTCTCAAGGAGTAAagatttaacaattttttttcagACAAGACAGTCTTGACTTTTCATAAATGCCAActttaaatattttgaaattggCACTTGGCAAGGGATAAATTACTTatattggattttttttccctttcaatCTGCTAGGCCCTACAACTATCCAAGTGCTTGTTGCTGTTGTTGAATCAGTCAGAATGAGCAATATCTTCCAGGTGATTTGAGAAGCAGTAGTAGTTTTACTATATTTTTTGTATGGTTATATTTTGAATATTCAGTTTTGTTTGGCATCTCCGGATGTAATGTGAGGATTAGACCTCCTTTGATTTGCCATGTATTATACGTCAAAAAAAAGTTATGATAGTttgactaaaaaaaaattagtacaGTAAAACCTCTATAAATTAATAACATTACAACCATataaattctattagtttaAAGAGGTCttaattaatttattaatttatcaactGTAATTATAATTCAAAGAAAcactcattttattttattttataaaaatatgaattattttattaataaaaggaGGTTAAAAGTCTAAAGAATATAAACTAATCCATATCTACTTGATTTGCAAGCATAATTTAATTCTATTaatatcttatatatatatatatatatatatatatacacacatacacacacataacTGATGAAGCTAAGAATGATACAATAGCTTTGGATCCTGTTACATGAAAGGAAGTATCGAAGTATCAATAACTCTTCATAATTTCTTATTGCAATTTGAGAATTCAAGTCCAAAACTTTTAGATTCAATAAGAAAATTAGGGATGAAATTCACATAGACTTAAATTTTAAGAATAAACAAACAACAATAGACtaatattttaagaaaatataatatgtaattttagtGAAGTATTAATTTATGATATGAATGGTACTAAAGGGTTATgtaaggttttaaaaattattatcttattatttgatcaaaattattaatttcgATCATTAACTCAAATTGGAACcgagaaaaattattattaaataaagattattaatttatcaagtATTAATTTATAGACATTTTACTGTATCTCGTTTTGCCCACCGAGGAACTTGACTCCATGTTAATGCTCACGGTTGGCTTTGCAATTACAGCTTTCGTAGCAATGCTATATAACTTCAGAATGCTCGAGCTTTTCTTTAGCTAATAAATTCCTTAAAAATGCTAAGTTCTTGCTATTTTAGCTAACACTGGGAAATAGTAAGGCAAGAAAAATGATTTGCAGGAAAATAGATCTTGTATTTTTGGCTTTGTCTCGATGCTTATATAGTGCAGACATGATGGAACGTCTATTGGCGCAGAAAATGAATCATGTCCATTCATTTATTCCTTATATAATCACAGCCGTTAGAcaggtgatttttttttttttcctctttagAAAAACAATGCTAAAAAAAATAGCTGCATTCATCAGAGCTAACAAACAAGGTGCTGCAGCCATAAATTAGTAAATCACAATGTATATCAATTACAACTAGAAATGTCTAAGTTGACAATTAATTTTGAGGCTAATTAATTAGTATTGGCAGATTAAGTCATACAATTAGAAAGGCTTAAATTGGCTCTAATGTTTGCAAGTGTAGTCAAATAGTGAGAAT
This portion of the Coffea eugenioides isolate CCC68of chromosome 11, Ceug_1.0, whole genome shotgun sequence genome encodes:
- the LOC113753925 gene encoding receptor-like protein EIX2; the encoded protein is MLPSLTRLDLFGCGLFIDPHLSQVNFTSLSFLDLSGNSFNNYMVPSWLHNLTGLHDLDLSSNNLSGPIHGLFEQMTSLVDLDLEDNRFDASTLKSLCNVSSLNFLDLSSNDMQGSIPNEIGQLSKLQSLLISSNSLTGVLSEDHFAKLGELKSLDLSGNLFALNVSSWWVPPFQLQDIMMSSIKVGPLFPAWLRTQKEVQWLEMKNASISDSIPSWFGVLCYDIVLVDFSDNNLTWNPLEFKQMKKSPPDGNSPSIVLKSNKLDGSLKSFPSYIYELDLSQNFLTGHIPLPDVGQTGASTGILMLNDNHFTSSIPEDLCKLENLHYLDLSNNFLSGRVPLCLGNLPNLWVLNLANNSLCGQIPSSLGNLGQLWILHLNRNKFVGNLPSSMQRLGNLQILDLGDNGLTDIIPTWIGERLSNLKFLRFQSNNFHGVISDELCLLSSLQVLNLAHNNLTGSIPHCFINFSMMVSSEPGTDLDAFGDSTWLQNIKGAGELEYSSGQLLLVKSISLSTNNLVGEIPDGIMDLVDLQTLNLSHNHLTGRIPEKIGNLKHLESLDLSMNELFGAIPENLSALNWLEVLNLSHNKLSGPIPSGSQLQTLTDPSIYEGNSGLCGKPLPNTCLENKLPTENGPIHDDEGNGESDWSWFYAGIGPGFAAGLLGVLGILIFKVSWRYAYFRFLENAYDKICVMIALKTAHLRRNFL